Within Telopea speciosissima isolate NSW1024214 ecotype Mountain lineage chromosome 8, Tspe_v1, whole genome shotgun sequence, the genomic segment CGCTTGAGTACAATGCTAGTATTGTGTCAGTATCAACTCCAAACATCATTTGAGATTCTTAGTAGTTGACATAGCAACTCTTGGCAACAAGGTCAGTGACTGTGAGTGTGATTGAGTGTGCCTTGGTCACTGTTACCATATCATATTAGTTGTATACCTGTGTATTTTTAGAGGATAGTACAATGCTTGTGGTGAGTGTTAAGGACTATGTAGATGGTTGTGGTGAGTATTGAAAACATCAAAATGTGAACTAGGAGGTGAACCTGTTGAGGGGAAAAGTTTTAGATTCCACTGATTCAACCCTCCTTCTCAGTGACCATCACTGTTTAACCCTAAACCCCTGCTCTAGAAGGATTTAGAAACCAAAAACTTCTCATAGCCGTACCTTCTTGCTTCCTCTCGCCAATTGGGGCACAGGGGGTTGATTGGATTGATGGAAATCTTCGATTGGATTGATTTTTAAGGCTCTTACACTATGTTGGTTTgtcaaaagatgatccaaggaGTTCTAGGAGAACTTCTTCGGACTACTTTTTCCTTTAGACCGAGCAAGCCTATGGGTTGTTTAAGTAGGTTGGGCCAAGTTTGGTTGATCTTTTGGCCCTTCCATCATTCCTTAAGTCCCATAGATTATCAAACACTCATTTCACAATTGTCTAGcgcagttggtgagctgtggtgcgcttcatgcctcAACATCTCTTTCTTCCACCCATGTGTCTGTTTTTCCATGcctctctccctcactctctgcatttcttctcattcctttgtttctcttttgaagTTAGAGGGGGCGGTTGGCGGTGGTGGTGCGAGGTGAAGTtacaggggaggggggggggggggggggagtgtttGCCGAGATGTTGCTTTGTTAGAgtaagaaagaggaggaggagagagataaagatCTTAGAGGCATTTTAGGATAATTTAAATTCACaagttttgtaaatctttttgttatctggtagatctaggcaattctCCCTTAATTTTCTACTATTGCTCACTACCAATATTTCAAAAAATGGAATTGGCCTGTTTGGATGGAATTGACTATAACATTAGATCTCAAATCTAGATGTTCTAGAGCAGCCGGTTCTAAGATTGTAAGACCGAATTGCTAACTTTTCAGATCTGAGGCCGATTCTAGAGTTTTTGAGACCAATTCCATCCAGAGCAGAATCAGATTTGAATTCCCAATTTAAAATTCTTGCTCACAACCCCTTTTAGTATAATCTCAGAAAATGATGATCTTATGATGTGACCCTAAGAACCCAATGTAGTTCATGGGTCAACAAGATCCCTTCTCTAGCAAACCGAGGGCAAAGTGGAAGGGCTACTTTCTGTTCTATAAACTTCATAAGTCAGCTCAAAGGTTGCACAAAACTTGAAGCTGCTGAAGAAGGCAACCAATCTCATGGTGCAATCGAAACATGGGTTCTATCAAGATGTGGTCCCAACGACATCCCTCATCTACATGTAATGCAAGTGCATCAGTATTGACAAAGCACGCTTTGTCTTCGATGAAATGCGTCTTAGAAATTTAATTACAGCAAACAGTATGATCGCCGGTTAATACAGACACCACTTAACAACAGATGCAATCCAATTGTTCGAAAGCATGTCAGAGGGATGTGGGAACATTGAATTGTTTGATTTCTGGCCTTACCCACAACTTGGGGGTGAGCAAGCTCGCTCTTTCTTAAGAAAATGAGGTCAGGAGGAGATGAAGTCGATCGTACGACCATGGTTAGCATTTTTTCAGTTTGTACAGATATGGCCTTGGCTACTGACTGGTAAACAGTAAACAGATCCATAGTTTGGTAATTAAGAATGGGTTTGAGCCATATCTTCCGATTGGAAATGCTGTGGTTGACATGTGTGCAAAGATTGACTGCATGGATGATGCTTGTGTTTGTTTTGATAACATGCCATCGAAGAAGAATGTAGTTTCCTGGACTTCTCTCAAGGTATTTGATCGAATGGACATGAGGGGATCCTACCCAACAAAGTAAATTTCTTGGGTATCCTATTTGCATGCAGCCATGCTGAACTAGTGCAGTAAGGATTGAGTAGTTTCAACACATGATCTAAGAACAAGATTAAATCCATGATGGAGCACTGCACATGCATGGCAGATCCCCTTGCACTGGCTGGGCACCTTGAAGAATCCAGTGATTTCACTGAGAGAATGCCAGTTGAACCTGATGTAAAGCTTTCCACTGCATTTCGAAGATCAATATTCATGTTGCTCCTTCATTGAATATTGGGCTAAGGAGAGTCAGGACTCGAACTGGAGCCTGAAGCAGGAACTAATATGTTCTTATCCAACTTCTATGGTGTTGTTAGAGACTTGGAAGGGGTAGCAAAGTTAGAAAATTGATGCTGGGTGGAGGGGTAATTTAAGAAAAAGTATATACATTGATTGAGGGCAATAGAAGGGTCCATGCTTTAGAGTCGGGAGTCGGATCCCATCATAAAGAGATCTATAACTACATGACAAATCTCATTGAAAAGATGAAAACTTATGTACATGTACCAAACACAAGCATGGTGGTGCAAAATCTGGGAAAGCATACAAATAAAAAGATACTTCCTGGCCACAGCAAGAACCTTGCAAATTGGACTTGGCTATATTAGCACTCCACAGGGACACGGATCACAATAGTCAAGAACCATAAGGATGTATTGACTGCCATATGATGTAACCAGGGTTAATCACAAAGATTGAAGGGAAATCATAGCAAGGGACTCCAGCAGATTTCACCATTTCAAGCAAGGGGAATGTTGTTGGGGTAACCATTGGTGAGAGTATAAATAAGACAATGATTACATTTATGCTGTACAAGTAGAGTGTGCAAGACTTCAAATATTCAAGCAAAAGACTAGATATACACCAGATTCACATAAATCACGTCCATGAGATCATCTCTCATAGGTAGAGCTTCACTTTCTTCCACCCACCATACCTTGGCTAGATGTACTGTTTAAGCTAGGAGACATGGTGCCTGTTCTCTTCAACCCTTTGTCTGCACTCCCAAGAACATTAAGATCTTCAAACAATCGGTATGATGGAACAAATGGTTTTTGTTCAGATGGAGGGGGTGCAAGCCTCGGAGTGTAGGTTGCCTGTGCTTCCCTCTGAATAGTTGATGCATTAGTATCTCTTGCTGGAAGTGAATAATTGTACTGCGAAGCTCTAGCCATTGGCAAGGACATGTTTGAACTGGCCGTATTGGCACGAGGAGCCATAGTCATGTAAGAGGCTGTGGCAGATACCTGGCTCTGGTTTGAATTGGTAAGGTTTGCTGCCCACGGTGGGGGAGGGTAGTTGGATGAGTACTGGGGATATTGTGGTTGGAGTTGAGGTTGAGGTTGAGGTTGAGGGTGCACCCAAGGAGCAACATAATTGTTGTAGGATACCTGGCCTTGGTTTCCAGTGTAGGGCTGGAAACCATATGGGTACCCTTGTGTACTGGGTGCAATAGGTACCTGATACATATTTTGGTTAGAAGGGGTTGGAGGTGTGTGGGAAACaggaacttgatgcatgctctGATCAGAAGATGGTGGAGCTGTTTGAGGCTGGTCGGGTGAATTTGAGGTCGTTGACAAGGTGATGCTCAGAAGGTCGATCATGTCTTGTTCTTTTGTACTTGTCTGAACTGGTGCAGGAGGGTCTGATAGAACCAAGGCATTGCTTGGGCTGGGGATCAGAGCTTCTTCTGCGGACAGGGTTGTACCATTGCTCAAGTTCAACAAGGAAGACCCTTCTCCATTGCCAGCAGATGTTCCTTGAGAAGGCACGAGCGTAGTTATTGTACGCCTGCATTCATAACCGAACAAGCTCTAGTCACAGCAGCTATAGCTAATAGCCCTCATGCAGGGAAATTTGGACAGAGACTATTCAATGCGTCCCACCAGTTGATTTGCAACTGTATAAGTTTGGGCAAATCTATGACCATAATCAATCAAAATATGCTCTACTCTTTTTGCCAAATGATACACTGGCCACTGAGAAGAATGTGGCCAGATTTAAGGATCACCTTTGAATGGGTCAATTTTCAACCCAGAATGGGATGTAAGGGTGGGTCCATCACCTGATGGAATCATAATGGACTGAAATGTGTTATATATTGCTGCAAAAAGGCATGTGATATTTCCCTACTGAAATATAGATATAGTAAGTTTTGTATGACAGGACCTGCGAGCGAGCTGAGCAAAgtcatcatcctcttcttcctcgTCGTCGACCTGGTAGCTTGCCACTGAGGATATAAGTGTAGAGGGCCCCACATTTGGCTGGGGACTGTAATCTTTCGCTTCATTTGGTCGGGGGCTGGAGTCCCTCACTCCATTTGGTCTGGAATTTGAGTCTCTCTCTTCAGTTGGTGTAGGCTTAGTGTCTCTTGCTTCAGCAGGCAGTGGTGAACCGGAGGCTAGAGCATCATGTTTTGCAAGCAGACTTTGTAAGCTGTCATTTAATACGAGACCCAGACCCAGAAGCTCCTCATCTCTGCCATACAAGCAAAATACAGACATACAGTACTTTCAAAAACTTACGAACCCAAGTTTGATGTTGGCATCGGATGACCTTTGTAATAATCTCAAAGCAGTTCCACACTCTTGACTTGAGCACAAATATGGACTATGCTCTGGGATTCAAATTTCAGTTCCATCAGCTAGAACCATCCAAATAGTAGGGTATGCTATTAACATATCCATGTAGTTCGCATAAGCAGATTTTTCTTTGCAGTTAATTCTACTAAAAATACCTAGGACTATTTTTGGAAATAGAAGATACATTTGTATGATTATTACACTAGAAGGCTACTAAATCTCCATTGAATAATAAATAACATAGAAGGTCCAAGGGTTTGCATGGCAGAATCCAAATGCTAGAGTAAGGCTTGGTTCAGTTGGAAGGGCAGTTCACTGGTCAGAACCTATCCATGTTACAACTTTTCTCCAACAAAGCACATGTGGAATAATAGCAGTTTTAcaactgtgtgtgtgtgtgcgcgaGCGTGCGTACTACCATTCGTCTGACAGTATCTACTACTGTGAAGGCCTACCAAGGAATAAGTGAGATGGTGAGAACCAGGGCTTTCAAAGATCGGTAGTAGAATCAACCATTCCAGGGCAACACTAATCCAGATCGATATGCATCAGATGATAGATGATCCACTGACCCAAAGGGCTAAAGCCTGATATTTCTAACAGATTGGCCGACCcacagtagtgggagcctcatgcactgggacactcttttttatttttggccgTCCCACAGTGTGCAATAGATCAGTTCGGTCCCATCCTTTACTGATCCCAAGATGAGGcacaaaatgggaagaaataaaaaaaattaaagaaataaaatggaTAACATctatttttgtccttttaataGCAGCACAAGGACTTCTTTGTTATCTAAGAGCTGATTGCGGCTAcaactcccccctccccaacaTTTCTGATTATTATATTCTTCTTATGGATATATATGAAAACAATCAAGAATAATGGTGCAAGAACTAAATTTACCAAATGGTAGCAAATTAGAAAAGGTCTCCCTCTAGTCAAGATTTATAGATACAATGTAGTATTAAATAATCACTTATCAAAAGTAAACTTTCCTACCGTCCCATAACACAACCTTCATCTTCTTGTGACATGCACAGAGAGTGACATACAAATGGCAGTAAGAAGTCAAAAGCATGACTTGGCCAAATGGTTTTGAAGTTATCATATTCCAACAGTATGAACAGACatagtagttttttttctttcagaaaACTCACCCAGTCGAACTTAGCATGTTCACCAGCTTTTTCTGGTTGGCGCGACACTGATTGACAAGTTCAATTATCACTTCATCTTTAGCTGCCTATATATAAAGACAGATAAATATTctataagttataattcatttgctTAATCACACAGAAGAAGTAGAAAATTCTTTTCCAAAAAACATCTTCAGGGGGATCAGTTTATTCCACGTTCCAAACC encodes:
- the LOC122671430 gene encoding TOM1-like protein 6, coding for MSSSSSSSTVGVDKATSDLLNGPDWTMNMEICDFINTGHWQAKDVVKALKKRLQHKNPKVQLLALTLLETMIKNCGDYVHFQIAERDILQEMIKIVKKKTDMHVRDKILVLLDSWQEAFGGPGGKYPQYYWAYEELRRYGVQFPQRSSNAAPIFTPPVTYPSLGHAQAGYGMPSNTSRRLDEAMASETETLSSSNIDSMRSVMDLLTDMLQALNPNDQKAAKDEVIIELVNQCRANQKKLVNMLSSTGDEELLGLGLVLNDSLQSLLAKHDALASGSPLPAEARDTKPTPTEERDSNSRPNGVRDSSPRPNEAKDYSPQPNVGPSTLISSVASYQVDDEEEEDDDFAQLARRRTITTLVPSQGTSAGNGEGSSLLNLSNGTTLSAEEALIPSPSNALVLSDPPAPVQTSTKEQDMIDLLSITLSTTSNSPDQPQTAPPSSDQSMHQVPVSHTPPTPSNQNMYQVPIAPSTQGYPYGFQPYTGNQGQVSYNNYVAPWVHPQPQPQPQLQPQYPQYSSNYPPPPWAANLTNSNQSQVSATASYMTMAPRANTASSNMSLPMARASQYNYSLPARDTNASTIQREAQATYTPRLAPPPSEQKPFVPSYRLFEDLNVLGSADKGLKRTGTMSPSLNSTSSQGMVGGRK